A genomic window from Acidobacteriota bacterium includes:
- a CDS encoding ArsR family transcriptional regulator: protein MLKHSPVDRVFHALGDPTRRTIVEQLCLGPASATDLARPLGVTLAAVVQHLQVLERSGLIRTAKAGRTRTCHIELSGLHVAQQWLGLRRALWERQLERTTTVVEDPAPPPEVRTGGRSPDGHDA from the coding sequence ATGCTTAAGCATTCACCCGTCGATCGGGTCTTCCACGCCCTGGGAGATCCGACCAGGCGGACCATCGTCGAGCAGCTCTGCCTCGGGCCCGCGTCGGCCACCGACCTGGCCCGGCCGCTCGGCGTCACGTTGGCGGCCGTCGTTCAGCACCTGCAGGTGCTCGAGCGCAGCGGCCTCATTCGGACGGCGAAAGCCGGCCGGACCCGCACGTGCCACATCGAGCTGTCCGGGCTGCACGTGGCGCAGCAGTGGCTCGGCCTGCGGCGGGCGTTGTGGGAGCGCCAGCTCGAGCGCACGACGACTGTCGTAGAGGATCCGGCGCCTCCCCCCGAGGTGCGAACCGGTGGTCGCTCGCCTGACGGACACGACGCCTGA
- a CDS encoding acyl-CoA dehydrogenase, whose translation MALSTPAETRFHWDDPFLLDQQLTDEERMIRDAARAYCQDRLAPRVLDAFRREHTDIEIFRELGELDMLGIVIPEQYGGAGLGYVSYGLVAREVERVDSGYRSMMSVQGSLVMVPISEFGTEAQKRKFLPRLARGEWIGCFGLTEPNHGSDPGGMTSRARRVDGGFVIDGTKSWITSSPIADVFIVWAKDDEGVIRGFILEKGWKGLSAPPIHGKVGLRTSVTGEIVMEGVFCPEENAFPEVRGLKGPFTCLNSARYGIAWGALGAAEDCWLRARRYVLERKQFGRPLAANQLIQKKLADMQTEIALGLQGCLRLGRMKEEGTAAVEITSLLKRNSCGKALDIARMARDMMGGNGITDEFGVIRHMVNLEVVNTYEGTHDVHALILGRAQTGIAAFAN comes from the coding sequence ATGGCCTTGAGCACCCCTGCAGAGACCCGCTTCCACTGGGACGACCCGTTCCTCCTCGATCAGCAGCTGACCGACGAGGAGCGCATGATTCGCGACGCGGCGCGCGCCTATTGTCAGGATCGCCTGGCGCCGCGCGTGCTCGACGCGTTCCGGCGCGAGCACACCGACATCGAGATCTTCCGGGAGCTCGGCGAGCTCGACATGCTCGGCATCGTCATCCCCGAGCAGTACGGCGGCGCCGGCCTGGGATACGTCAGTTACGGCCTGGTCGCGCGCGAGGTCGAACGGGTCGATTCGGGCTATCGCTCGATGATGAGCGTGCAGGGGTCGCTCGTCATGGTGCCCATCAGCGAGTTCGGCACCGAGGCGCAGAAGCGCAAGTTCCTGCCGAGGCTCGCGCGCGGCGAGTGGATCGGCTGCTTCGGCCTGACCGAGCCGAACCACGGCTCGGACCCCGGCGGCATGACCAGCCGGGCCCGCCGCGTCGACGGCGGCTTCGTGATCGACGGCACCAAGTCGTGGATCACGAGCAGCCCCATCGCCGACGTCTTCATCGTCTGGGCGAAGGATGACGAGGGGGTGATTCGCGGGTTCATCCTCGAGAAGGGCTGGAAGGGGTTGAGCGCGCCGCCGATTCACGGCAAGGTGGGGCTGCGCACCAGCGTCACCGGCGAGATCGTCATGGAGGGGGTCTTCTGCCCCGAGGAGAACGCCTTCCCCGAGGTGCGCGGCCTGAAGGGACCGTTCACCTGCCTGAACAGCGCGCGCTACGGCATCGCATGGGGAGCGCTCGGCGCGGCCGAGGACTGCTGGCTGCGCGCGCGCCGCTACGTCCTCGAGCGCAAGCAGTTCGGCCGCCCGCTCGCGGCGAATCAGCTCATTCAGAAGAAGCTGGCGGACATGCAGACCGAGATCGCCCTCGGCCTGCAGGGCTGCCTGCGGCTCGGCCGCATGAAGGAAGAGGGGACGGCGGCCGTCGAGATCACCTCGCTCCTCAAGCGCAACTCGTGCGGGAAAGCGCTCGACATCGCGCGGATGGCGCGCGATATGATGGGCGGCAACGGCATCACCGACGAGTTCGGCGTCATCCGCCACATGGTGAACCTCGAGGTGGTCAACACCTACGAGGGCACGCACGACGTCCACGCGCTCATCCTCGGGCGCGCACAAACGGGCATCGCGGCGTTCGCCAACTGA
- a CDS encoding FtsQ-type POTRA domain-containing protein, with amino-acid sequence MARALRRELSPLTGAARLRALAAALLVAGGAGAAQAAPTLATPDLRAAQEAAGSLTTPPEEIVAEIRVHGNHTTPDAQVVALAGVEVGAPVGPGTLAAIEHRLKASGRFDSVEVRKRYRSLEDRRHVALVILVHERATAVGGDLPLPGALRRVRRSMMFLPMLDYADGYGFTYGLRTTFVGALGRESRLSVPLTWGGTKRAALEADRVFSRGLVNQLRGGVGISRRENPHYEIDESRRDAWLKATREIVPGLRAEVTAGAGAVTFGTLDDRVRTLGTGLTLDTRADPIFPRNAVFVLAGWDALAVRGGPTIHRTGLEARGYLALVGQSVLSARVRYDAADHPLPPYARLLLGGAETLRGHRAGAYSGDSRVVSSLELRLPLSSPLTLGRVGVSVFGDAGMVQDRGQPLGDGIFRKGAGAGIFLLTPIFQVSLDVARGIGGGTRVHLSSGLTF; translated from the coding sequence GTGGCGCGTGCGCTGAGGCGGGAGCTCTCGCCGTTGACCGGCGCTGCGCGGTTGCGTGCGCTCGCCGCTGCGCTGCTCGTGGCCGGCGGTGCGGGGGCGGCTCAGGCGGCTCCGACGCTCGCGACGCCCGACCTGCGAGCGGCGCAGGAGGCGGCGGGCTCCCTGACCACGCCGCCGGAGGAGATCGTTGCCGAGATCCGCGTGCACGGGAACCACACCACGCCCGACGCGCAGGTCGTCGCGCTCGCGGGCGTCGAGGTGGGCGCGCCGGTCGGTCCCGGCACGCTCGCGGCCATCGAGCACCGGCTGAAGGCGAGCGGCCGATTCGACTCGGTGGAGGTGCGAAAGCGCTACCGCTCGCTCGAGGACCGCCGCCACGTGGCGCTCGTCATCCTCGTGCACGAGCGTGCGACGGCGGTGGGAGGAGACCTTCCCTTGCCGGGCGCGCTGCGGCGTGTGCGCCGCAGCATGATGTTCCTGCCGATGCTCGACTACGCCGACGGATACGGCTTCACCTACGGACTACGGACCACGTTTGTCGGCGCCCTCGGGCGCGAGAGCCGCCTCTCGGTGCCACTGACGTGGGGTGGCACGAAGCGCGCGGCGCTCGAGGCCGATCGCGTGTTCAGCCGCGGGCTCGTGAATCAGCTTCGCGGCGGCGTCGGGATCTCGCGGCGCGAGAACCCTCACTACGAGATCGACGAGAGCCGAAGAGACGCGTGGCTCAAGGCGACACGTGAGATCGTGCCGGGGCTGCGGGCGGAGGTGACGGCCGGCGCTGGCGCCGTGACATTCGGCACGCTCGACGATCGTGTCCGGACACTCGGAACGGGCCTGACACTCGACACCCGCGCCGACCCCATCTTCCCGCGCAACGCGGTGTTCGTCCTGGCCGGATGGGACGCGCTGGCGGTTCGCGGGGGGCCGACGATCCACCGCACGGGCCTCGAGGCTCGTGGTTACCTCGCGCTGGTGGGGCAGAGCGTGCTGTCGGCGCGCGTGCGCTACGACGCCGCGGACCATCCGCTCCCGCCCTACGCACGGCTGCTGCTCGGAGGCGCGGAAACGCTTCGCGGCCATCGTGCTGGCGCTTACTCCGGCGACAGCCGCGTGGTGTCGTCGCTCGAATTGCGCCTTCCCCTCAGCTCGCCGCTCACTCTGGGCCGTGTCGGCGTGAGCGTGTTCGGCGACGCCGGCATGGTACAGGATCGCGGCCAACCGCTCGGCGACGGCATTTTCCGCAAAGGTGCGGGCGCCGGGATCTTCCTGCTCACGCCAATCTTCCAGGTGTCGCTCGACGTCGCCCGTGGCATCGGCGGCGGCACGCGCGTGCACCTGAGCTCTGGCCTCACGTTCTAA